The nucleotide window tcacatggtcaaaggccaagggtcaaactggacataggaatatactgtccgctcaatttcttgagaaccctttgcttgacagacatcaaacctggtacatcttcaggagaagatgacccctattgatctTGAAAttacatggtcaaagatcaaactggacatagaaatatactgtttgctcaatgtcttgagagacagacatcaaatttgggccggtaagtgagaaagtttcccagtttactttcggaaggtcggtggtctcatCCCAGGTACtttgtatctgggttttctcttccaccaataaaaactgggcgccaccagataactgaaaaattattgagtgtggcggaaaacgtaaatcaatcaatcaatcaaatttggtacactggtacatcttcaggagaagatgtcctctattaattttgagatCACATAGTCAAAGGCCAATGGTTAAACTGggtatagtaatatattgtctcctatattttaagaattatttgcttgattgacaccaaacctggtacactggtacagtataaggagtagatgacctgtattgatttttaggtcacttggtcaatctactcctgacattggaagatattgtctgctcaatatttcgaattggtgattctactatcaatcaaattgtgcatgtgtataacccttttcaaatttgcaccatgggggcatatatgtttcacaaacatctaTTGGTCCTTGTTCTATTTTTCTAGACTGGTTCCCATAAAAAATATCTTGGACCATGCCTGACCCTACCCTCTGTCATACATAGTCTAATATCGTGGTAGCAATGTTGACCCTTATCCTCAAATTACGACTTTTATTTTTTCCATccttaaatgttcattaataggTATTGGGAGATCTTAGAGATGTACATTTTATTCATACTGTTAAATATTGCAGCATTTTAAATCGCAAATTTCCACTCCTTTCCATAGATTAAGGTTCTCAAGTGAGCGATGGACCtcttattaattatttttatcacttCAACTCTCGCTGTCTCTTCAAATACCTGCAGTTATCTTATAGAATGAGTTTTTAAAGACAACTATTTGAGTAGTGTCATTCCAGGTTCCTCCCACACTATATAATGAACCAACTCACGTCATCATCAGCAAAATAACTGGTAATGGTAAATGGATATGATCCTTCGAGTTTTCGTGGTATTACCAAATGAACAATCTAAGCCGAAGAAAATTTTGAATCAGACTATGGTTGAGTCATGCACATAACCACAGGGTTTCACTTTTTGACAGAGTTCAGACATTATGTAGATAAACACCATAGTGAAAaggttttgaaaaattaaatctaaaaaatcattttaattttttttttattaaaaataatgttTCATGTAAATAGTGCCAAGATGATAACAAAGTCAAAAGATTAATGCAATTTTCTATGCGGTGTAGAGTTAAAAGAAATGCCCATGATAATTCGTATTTATACGATGTAATAAAAGCAAACATGGTgtcaaactaaaaaaaaaaatactatgaTAAGATATAGTTTTTGGGGTGTACTAAATGCTATAAGACGGAGCCCAACGCGAGCGTATTTAGCAGGTCATGGTACACTAGTACTATTTCTTGATTTAAAATCGAGTAGAAGAAAGATCTTCCTTGGGCTTAGTATTAATGAAGTCCGGCTTAATTCGATAACCTATTCCGTTTCCAGTAAATCttattgataaaaaatacaataaTCCTTAACGAAGGACATTGATTTCTATCGAGAAGTCTGTAAATTCGAACAATGTTTGTGGAAATTAACTGAATATATTACAACCAGAACAAATAAATCACATTATCATAGAGTATTGTCCTGATCTTTCTGACATTCTAGCTTTTCAGGCAGATTTCGCCAACATTTAATATGAAGTGTTTTGCGTGACAATCGTAATGTatgcaaacaaacaattatctaCATTGTACAAATAGCCTTTAAAAATCGTGAAAACCATACATCAttgagatttatatatatatatatatatatatatatatatatatttatttatctaattacatgtagtataattTTGTGTAACTTTATATGCATTCCAGTATGGTTGTATCACTGTCAATGTTGCTGTAAGTCTAGCAACGTACATCtacattacaatatttacattacatgtGTCAAAATCGTTAGTCGGCAGCACGCATTCCAATATTGGCGAGGAAGGCGACGCTGGTAACTCTGGTATGCGCAATCTTGATAATACTGACAATCTTGCGCTATTTCTTGTAATTTGACGTGATAAACGGAGTATTGATTTCATCGCCTCTCGTGTCTTTTTCACCGTCGTCTGCCGTGTCTTTTTCACTGTCGTCTGCCGTGTCTTTTACACTGTCATCTCTTTCACACTGCCTTTTGTCGTGTCTTTTACACTGTCATTTGCCGTGTATTTTGGACTTAAAACGTTCATATTAATTATTTCCAGAGCATCTAGTGACGTTTTGAATAACGCAGATTTCTACCAATGACGTGTAtcgtaatatacatgtacatatattaacaAAAGGAATCGGACTCACGAAGTCGCTGTATACCTATGAtaatcaatgaaaaattattgaagaaTGCTCATATACTCATCACTTTAAGAGTAGGTTCACTTTATGTATAAAATGACCCCTGCAAAATTCCAGTTTATAAAACATAAACTTAGTGTGTttctatacatgtaacataattaAGGATACAGATGAAAGCACtacttatttcaatttaacGGACTTCATTTTTGGAGAGAGAAAAAGTCTTGCAAATCGTAATCACAATGGAGAGAAATATTatattgttaaaacaaattatatttacaGTGTATAGCTTTCAAACGTCTTTGAAATCAGATTACTGATGCAGCATACAGGAAATTTCAATCAAttgttttatgtacatgtacatagttcaacaaaaaatcaaaattaccCAACCCTTTCCTATCTTGCAATGAATGTACATTTCGATTTTTATATTATTAAAATTCGGTGTTTATAACATGAGATAAAGACTTTTGTAAACGTGATAAAAACATGATACTGGAATTTCTTGTGTCAACaaaatttatcatttgaaaaactgcGCAGCACAGCGATCTGCTATGTTGCCTGTCTTGAACTGACAAAAGGATACTAATAATCGATAAAAGCGAAAAGCTCATTAAGAAATCAGTCAAGTCCACCAACGAATAGCTTCGGTCAGTGACCTACATATCAAATAGAAAAACCTGTACCGGTCGCGCAGCGGAATTTTTACTGCGCCGTATTTATTTCCGCGTGAccttgtttacatttttaaacCGTTGAGTCGGCGGATTTTACCTGAGTGTAAAAGAAAGTGGTAAACCAAATAAACTGTgatccattttttaaaacgaTTCTTGCAAAGATGGCCGAAAAACATCGAACAGTTATCGTGGCAATGGATGGGAGCGCAGATTCTGTCAATGCATTCAAATGTAAGTACTCGTATACGCCAAACATTGCATGGCGTACATATCACAGATAAATAGACATGACATGTTTAATACACATGCGCGTTTGTGTTGTAAAAATTCAAGACTGTGCACTTTAGATAACTTTAAGTTAACGTAGCGTTGCAGGTACAATTTATATAATATGTTCATGTATAAGACTACACATACAGTCTGGAACATTTTGTCATTGATGACAATATCTGAATTAAACGTAAATAACCATTAATTAAACATCGAAATACATATTATTGATTGTGATGGTATTGCGCAGCTTTGTACATACAGTGTACACCTAGCTTTAAACAAATGGAATATAGTTAGCGTGTGTATATTTACTCCGATCTAACACATTTATAGTAATACACGTGAAGTATGCAGCTTTTGTTTTTAATACTTAATTATCTCGTTGCGTACATATGTACAAATACACTCGTCTTCATTTCTCGGTGAATTTATAGATACCGTATGATATGCTGGTATAGATTTATTCCCTTCTGATACATTCATCGTCTGCTTCTTGTTAGCGTGTCTGTTTCATTGGTATCGACATCATTTTTATTACAAATCCACATTGACGTGGAGCATGATCAAATAGGTGCTTAGCATATCGACCCATTTATCAAATACActgactgtacatgtacatacataacgTGAAATGGGACATTCGGTATAACTGCAATGTGTAATTGTTTACTTGTAAAGGGATAGCCCAATGGGTAACCAAAATAATATGCATTACTGAGCCTTGTCATTACACGTTACGACAGCCACGTACGCAACTTAAAAGTATTACAGATATCATATTTTATGAATTCCATGACTGATGAACAACAAATAGTGCATGTCAATGGATTTATTTTGGTAGGATACACAAGCGATATATATGAAATCTATGCGTAAAATCATCATTCactcttaatacatgtacttttcacATGCAAGCAAAACTTAcataacgtttttaaattccgtTGCAGGGTTTTGCAAAGCACTGAAACGTGCTGACGATAAAGTGGTCATGGTGTATTCCGTAGAGGTCTACGACTCGATGTACGCCACTCAATGGTTTAATGGTATGTACACGTAcatgtagaagcggaaatgggCTTTATTTGCATCATcacaaaatataaatcatatgaTGTAACGTCATACGATTTCTACGTCATGGACAGATGTGTAGAACGTTTTTATGTGgttatagtatacatgtacatacactgaATACAAGGAAGAATAAGACTGAACTATACAAAATTGCGGAATGGTTGTGTCATTTCTGATGTGTCAGCAAACCTGCCCTTCAGTTTCAGTCGATGAGTCTGTCATCtctgtatatttacaatcactgaatcttttctctcatatttcttttgaaattgacattgctttcatcatacaatgaatacatgtttgttgcaaattAGTTCGTGCCGGTtttctagtaccacctgtctgcataatcattaccaaatatggagcgtcatcaaggtcaaagggtgcattggctgttccgtttaacgtAATAAATGGGTTAACCATATAATTTAGAACTTAATTCTAgattatatctttttaaaaaatgcataaaaatatagaCATAAActataaaatgtctttctttgttgtttcatcgagtgatgaaggtacatgtagctaccattgcagaaaaaaaatcataactcGTTTTCGCGGGTTATGCATTTTTCCTGCAATGCTaactaccttcatcacccgatgaaacaacaaagaaagcatgtTCTTGTTTAGATAATACCATAACTTATATCCTACGTGCTGTTAAAGACCCTACGTAATGTAATAACAAATCCCACATTTCATTATCCATTTTTACCTTTTTATGCTATTCTTTGCTCtgtaatatacacatataaGAACATTTCTGTAGATGCTTAACGTATGCGCTAAATGTTTTTCCATTAAAATGTGTGCATTTGGATTAGTCAACGTTGTgctataaaatttgtaaatgctTACGTAATAATATGCGTTCTAAGGtttaagaacttgtgctcaaTACTTTTTGTTATAACAtctagacaataaaatatgttcaataatatgatacatgtgtatgtaaagTTTAGAATATCATGCATTTGGCTAATGTTCACTTCACAAATGATGTTCGACTGAAAACTAATGGTCATGATTAATATTCCAGTCCCGTACTCCGTGGACAGGGCAGCACTAAAGGCAATGTTAGAAAAACACGCCgaggaaataaaaaagaaactgGAACAGTTTGCAGAAATCATGAAAACTGAACACGTAGGTTGCACTGGCcgtatgtatgttgttttacaatgaaaggtgaagataacgaacagtaatcaatctcataaatcctataagcaatacaaaatagatagttgggcaagcacggacccctggacatactagaggtgggatcagatgcctaggaggactaagcatcccctgttgaccggtcacacccgctgtgagccctatatcttgatcaggtgataTCAATGTCACTTGAGAACTTTTTCACTGTTGGGATCTGGGtgagaataggtcttcagtgtcccttgcatgtcgtaagaggcgactaaatggggaggtccttatgatgagaccgcaaaacccgaaGTGCCGTggcacagcagatgtggcacgataaagattattccctgctcaaaggccgtaagcgccgagcataggcctaaatttcgcagccTTTCacggtgacgtctccttatgagtgaaaaataaacaatatacaaacaaacaatcactCATAATGAGACGTCATTAGTCTTTGGTGCCACAGATTTTTACGCTTACGGCCGTATTGCAgcgaggggtctttatcgtatTTACGCCCATCGTGACACGCGGGACCTCCGGTTTAAGGTcatatttttttgcattttgatTAATAGTAGCAGTTGCTAATACTTTTTATGTATACTCTCCTGtgtgatgtctgtatatacCATATTTATGCTATTCTGTTTCTGATGAGCCGTTTGGCTCAAGGATAATAAAGAACTTGAACTTGAACTTAATACTTTAACGAAAGCTTATTAATTCCTTTTGCGATAATTACCCAATCAATCTTCGATTTTCCTGCTAGACAAGACACAAAACAaagttgatacatgtaattcaatgaTTATACATAATTAATTATGCATTtccaattttgtattttaagtTACCAATCCGCATTCTTACATTTCACTTCGACGTGTGGTAATTATTGAAAGTCCTAAACCTTTAATTACTATATAATGATTCTAAATTAATGTTATTTACATGAACAGTGTGAAAGTATCTATATATGGCATGGAATGCTCAGTTTACTTGCAGAACTACAAATGGACAGTGACTACATATAGTGGTCTATTAAAATGCTGATACAAATAGATCAATAATCGAATGTCCAATGTCAAGGCTACATTAAAGTTATAAGTCACAGTTCTAATTTGGTTAAGTAAGAGTTTACGTCCCTTTGAAAGTATGCACTCGTTTGGAGGCAATACATGTTGACCTCTGTTACAGTGTAGGTGCCTGGTCCATTTCTTAATCATCCTAACGCTTATCACTAAAAGCAAGCACTCGATCTGAAACCAGTTGCTACTGAATTAAACAAACTCAGACCATCAAACCTGAACCTCCCACTTTACCGACTGAGCTGCTGAGGTGTTTTGGTCTAAGATAAAACTACAAGTGTAGGTATTTTGCACATTATCAGGTTGTACGTCAGGAGAGAGGTCGCATCAGATACCGtgtgaaaatgttttataatgGTGAATGTAACCCACAACTGATTTTCTATGTATTCAGTAAACTGCATTCACTTTGCTGAAATGATGATGCTACCATTTAATTTCGAATTTTATCATTGTTATTCCTAATTCCATTCTTATATCATTACGAGAAGAAAGTGTCATAATTTCAGCAACATCTGTATAGCTTAAGTTATGTCTACTCATAATAATTGCATAATAATGAAATTGTTTCCCATTTAATCAAGGCATCGGGCACAGTTCGCAGCACACATGCCGAAAAACCAGGCGAGGGAATCCTGAAATCTGCCAAAGAGCTCAACGCTGACATGATAGTAATGGGGTCCCGGGGGCTAGGGACTGTTCGAAGGACGATCCTGGGGAGTGTCAGTGACTATGTCCTCCATCACTCTCCCGTACCTGTCATCATCTGTCGACCAGAGTAAATTTGCATTGTATCACGAAGTAGATGTTCTCAATCAGTTGCAATAGTTTCAATGAATTATGTGTCTGTAATGTTTGTGAATAGTTGGAGTCAgtttaaacaaaataatgtatgaAAAAGATAATTTGTTTCATaacatatctctctctctctctctctctctctctctctctctctctctctctcttctaaacactttgtagaaatatttcgaccgtgttaccggtcttcttcagttgTGCTTTCATGTATacatttgtgtatatatatatatatatatatatatatatatatatatataacttcgGAATGAACAAAAACGTGTAGTTTcctttcatattttttgttagattttattttttgtacgCCGTTATAAAGGTTCACGGTTAATTTGTAACATCATACGGAAATATATATTGAtctatacacatgtagtaaaaactaaatgtttgtgtgaaacaGGCTCCAAGATAACTGTAGAGTGTAACTGAGCTCACATACACGGTGTAGAATACGTTGAATGGCGTCCAATCATTATATAGATGTAGCGTGATAGTAGAGTACAATATGATATATAACATTAGGCATTATAGTGGAAAGAAAGTTAGCGTTATTGCATGTAATAAGATCTGTGAATATAGTATATATTGTAACGGGCTTTGACATGTAATAAAAACATTGGTATACCTATACAGCTGCGTGTTTATGTTGGTATCAATGGTTGGACAGTGATAACTTACAGATTTACTTTCTATATGGTACGCTTTTATATTTGTGTAGATATATGTAAGTTAGAATGGAGAATTAAAATCGGATGTTCTTTGTTAAGCCCTGTATGATTGTTCTTCTTAGTTTTTATTTATAACGTAAGAAACATGCCAAAATCAAAATGACGTCTTTTCGGATTTTtgtttctctatatattttacatatattggATAAAGATATTCGTGAAATTGGTCATTCTTTTTTATGTGTAATTATGATATATGGGAATAAAGACGTTCAAAGTTTAAATTGtacttaattttttaaaatgaaaatgtaaagattacgaacagtgatcaatctcaaaattcctataaagaatacaaaataaatgcaACAACGTTTTGGTTGATAGTAGGAACACTGGAAATTTGTTCATGAGTGGAAAAAAGAAAgtattaaaacatttcataatatatttatgtttcAAATTCCTTGTGATATCTAGATACACTATGCTTTACAATGTATTGAAATCTTTAATAATTATAAGGCCTAAGTGTGGATACAAAAGATAACGGAACGAAACAATATCCAAGTAATATGCAACAAAatgtccatgggccacatcgctcgcCTGAGCAGCAGTTCGGCCACATCGCTCGCCTGAGCAGCAGTTAATAGCAATAAACAAACTTGAGAAAAACTATTATTATACAAgtagcttggttcagaaaaaaaactTATCCCAggtaacgactaaaaattcattaattatcaaccttaattattaaatttgactaaaaattcattatttatcatatgcccttgtagacgtACAATGTAGTATGGCCttttatattaaaacatttcatctaaggatgctttgcgtcaagtttggttccctatacattcgcatgtaaaattttgatcccctaccgTGGCCCCACTCTAACCCTACGGgtcattatttttacaaacttgaatttccactttgtcagaaagctatcatgtaaatttcattttatttagcccagcggttcttgagaagatttttaaatgactccatcctattttagcatttttgttattatttcccctttgaaggggcatgccccttcatttgaacaaacttgaatccccttcatctaaggatgatttgtatcaagtttgattgacattggcccagtggttctggataataatttttttcctaTACATCAGCATTGAaaatcccctaatgtggccccatcctaccctcgggggccgatatttgaacaaatttgaatctactctatatcagcaAGCTTTCACTTAAATCTTCAATC belongs to Ostrea edulis chromosome 7, xbOstEdul1.1, whole genome shotgun sequence and includes:
- the LOC125655270 gene encoding putative universal stress protein SAUSA300_1656, with protein sequence MAEKHRTVIVAMDGSADSVNAFKWFCKALKRADDKVVMVYSVEVYDSMYATQWFNVPYSVDRAALKAMLEKHAEEIKKKLEQFAEIMKTEHASGTVRSTHAEKPGEGILKSAKELNADMIVMGSRGLGTVRRTILGSVSDYVLHHSPVPVIICRPE